A single genomic interval of Acidaminococcales bacterium harbors:
- a CDS encoding DUF5713 family protein codes for MKRTLEKFNADYILLAQMYEDAYYPKFLVDKLRFVILDFVGYLADASRSRKEIQEKLDEMNIMIGSLREEFHENGSEFETVARACVAADIEYILKYFSVGIELAEALRARDW; via the coding sequence ATGAAAAGAACGTTGGAAAAATTCAACGCGGACTACATCCTGCTCGCGCAAATGTACGAGGACGCCTACTATCCGAAATTCCTCGTCGACAAACTGCGCTTTGTCATCCTTGATTTTGTGGGCTACCTGGCTGACGCTTCGCGCAGCCGGAAAGAGATCCAGGAAAAACTCGATGAAATGAACATCATGATCGGCAGCCTGCGCGAAGAATTTCACGAAAACGGCAGCGAATTTGAAACCGTCGCCCGCGCCTGCGTCGCCGCCGACATCGAATACATACTCAAATACTTTTCCGTCGGCATAGAACTGGCCGAAGCGCTGCGCGCGCGGGACTGGTAA